Genomic window (Sphingomonas japonica):
GACATCGCGCACCGGCAGTTCGACATAGTTCAATCGCGCCACGGCATCCTCCGTCAATGTTCTTGCTGTGTTCTAGTCGATCCGCTACGCTTGGGCAATGTCGAAAACTCGGGCGATGCGCGGCGCGACGGTCAATCGCGAAAGCACGCGGTTCGGCCTTGCAGTGCGCGAGGCGGATGGCGATTGGCTCGACGCCCAGGGCGCGATCGATGGCGATGCGGCGCCGCTGCGGACGACCGTCACCGTCGAGACGCCGCGAACCATCCTTGCCCGCAACACGTCACCGGACATCCCGTTCGACCGCTCGATCAACCCGTATCGCGGGTGCGAACATGGCTGCGTCTATTGCTTCGCGCGGCCGACACACGCCTTTCACGATCTTTCGCCGGGGCTCGATTTCGAAAGCCGGCTATTCGCCAAGCCGACCGCGCCCGCGCTGCTGCGCGCCGAACTCTCCAAGCGCGGCTATGTCTGCCAGCCGATCGCATTCGGCACCAACACCGATCCGTACCAGCCGATCGAGCGCGACTGGGCGATAACGCGCGGGTGCCTCGAAGTGCTGGCAGAGGTCGATCATCCGGTCACCATCACCACCAAATCCGACAGGGTGCTGCGCGACATCGACCTGCTGGCGCCGATGGCCGCGAAGGGGCTTGCCGCCGTCATGGTGTCGGTTACCTCGCTCGACCCGAGGATCGCGATGACGCTCGAACCGCGCGCTCCGCACCCCGAACGGCGGCTGAAGGCGGTCGCGGCGCTGGCGGCGGCAGGTATTCCGACCTTCGTATCGATCTCTCCGGTCATCCCGGCAATCACCGATCACGAGGTCGAGCATATCCTCGAACGCGCCGCCGAGGCGGGTGCGCGGGCGGCGTTCTTCATCCCGGTACGCTTGCCGCATGAAGTCGCCCCGCTGTTCCGCGCGTGGCTCGACACGCATTTCCCGGATCGCGCCGGCAAGGTTATGGCGACGATCCAGAGCCTGCGCGGCGGGCGCGACAACGACCCCAATTTCGGC
Coding sequences:
- a CDS encoding PA0069 family radical SAM protein, encoding MSKTRAMRGATVNRESTRFGLAVREADGDWLDAQGAIDGDAAPLRTTVTVETPRTILARNTSPDIPFDRSINPYRGCEHGCVYCFARPTHAFHDLSPGLDFESRLFAKPTAPALLRAELSKRGYVCQPIAFGTNTDPYQPIERDWAITRGCLEVLAEVDHPVTITTKSDRVLRDIDLLAPMAAKGLAAVMVSVTSLDPRIAMTLEPRAPHPERRLKAVAALAAAGIPTFVSISPVIPAITDHEVEHILERAAEAGARAAFFIPVRLPHEVAPLFRAWLDTHFPDRAGKVMATIQSLRGGRDNDPNFGTRMQGQGPWAELLRTRFRIACRKYGLDGERLTLRTDLFRAPTGAQGELF